The genomic window TCCTTCCGGAACGACGCTTGCCCAAGTGCGCGACAACGCGCACGACGCGTGGAACAAGGCACTGTCACAGATTGAGATTAAGGGCGGCACGCCGGATCAGCACAGTGTGTTCTATACCGCGCTCTATCACTCGCTACTGCATCCGAATGTCTTCAGCGATGTGAATGGCGAATATTGGGGCTTCGACCAGAAGGCTCATCGCGTCGAAGCTGGTCAGGATGCGCAGTACGCCAATTTTTCTGGCTGGGATGTGTATCGCTCCGAATTGCAGTTGGTCACTTGGCTGATGCCCAAGCGCGGCAGCGACATCGCGCAATCGCTGTACAACCAGGCGAAACAAAATCAGGGTGAATGGGATCGCTGGACACACAACAGCGGCGGTACTCATGTGATGAGCGGTGATCCCGCTGTGCCAGCGCTTGCCGATATCTATGCCTTTGGCGGGCGCGGTTTCGATCTGCGCGGCGCTTATGCCTCCATGCTCAAATCGGCCACCGTGCCAACTGCGCATGATCTTTCCGACGATGGTTGCAATGTCGAGTGCGTGGGTGAGCGCCCATCGCTCGATCAGTGGCTGACTCTGCATTACATCGCAACGACTTCGCATTCCTGGGGTGGAGCAGCGGAAACGCTGGAAGATGCAACTGCCGATTTTGCGTTATCCCAGCTGGCAACGGATGTGGGTGACAGTGACAACACCAAGCGCTTCCTGGAGCGCTCCGGTTATTGGCGCGATGTGTTCAATCCCAAGGCGACGCCGCAGGAAGGCTATATCCAGAATCGCAACGCCGACGGCAGTTGGCCGAAGTTTTCGCCAGACTCGGACGATGGCTTCGTCGAAGGCAGTGCTGCTGTCTATGTGTGGATGGTGCCATTCGACGTGCACGGCCTGTTTGCGCAGATGGGCGGTAACAAGCAGGCTGTCGCGCGGCTGGATCGCTTCTTCCATAACAAAGATGGAAGCTGGGCGGTGACCAACGCGGGTCCGCTGCATGCAGAATTGAATAACGAGCCCTCGGTGGAAACGCCGTGGCTCTATGATTTCGCCGGTCAGCCCTACAAGACGCAGGACACAGTGCGAACCGTGCTGGATCGTTATTGGAAGAATACGCCCGATGGCATTCCGGGTAACGACGATCTGGGTGAGATGTCTTCCTGGTACGTCTGGTCGGCGCTTGGCCTGTACCCGGAAATTCCAGGGCGTGCAGAACTGGTGATCAGCAGTCCGTTGTTTCCGCACGCTGTGATTCATCGCACTGGCGGTGATGTCACGATCGATGCGCCAGGTGCATCCAGCGAAAATCGCTATGTGCATGCCTTGTCACTGGATGGTGCGACGCGCGGACAACCGTGGCTGCCTGCCGATTTTTCTGCGCATGGCGGCCAGCTGATTTTTACGTTGCAGTCTTCTGCCGATCCGGCATGGGGTAGCACGGCGAAGAACACGCCGCCTTCGTTTTCACCTTTGGGTAGCTGAGTGCTGAAGCGCTCGGCTGGGCTTTTTTCGACTCTGAAATTGGATCGATACAAATAGGCACTTTTGCTCGCGTCGGGGAGGCGTGAGCGCAGGGACGGAGCCAGGCGTCTGGCCTGGCTGAGGGTTCAGGAAGCGCGACCGGCCATGTTCGAGAAGAGGGCGGACGGCAATTGCGTGCGCCAGAGGTCGCTTTTGACAAAGGAGAGTCGGCATAGCCGCTGCAAGCGGGCGGCAAATTCCATCGTTAGGTAGGGGAGTACCAGTTCGATGAAGAATCAATGGATGTACGCATTCGCTTTATCACTGCTTGCCTGTTCCATTGCGCAGGCGCTCGCGCAAGACACAACGCCACAGCAATCTTCGGGCAACCCACCCACAAACAACACGTCGTCCAATACGAATCAACAGAGTAGTAGTGCCACCCAAAGCAAACCCAAGAAGCTGCAGATGGTGCAGGTCACCGGTTCGTTGATTCCACAAGCGCAGATCGAAGGGGCATCGCCCATCACCACGGTCACGGCCCAGGATATCGACAAGAAAGGCTTTGTGGACAC from Dyella caseinilytica includes these protein-coding regions:
- a CDS encoding GH92 family glycosyl hydrolase; amino-acid sequence: MDVSQRYNGLKFKLYLALFCVSMSMLAYAVTPPQDATPADAVNPLIGSSNGGDTFPGAVVPFGMLQWSSENTRGKHTRTASPSGYQFDAKRIRGFSLTHLSGAGCAGASGDIPIMPVTSAITTSPSLDGKDERYASDFTHADEQATAGDYRVKLANGVAVELAAATRSGMASFAFPGGSPANLLIRTSDSEVGSSDASVKIDQAKQTVSGSVTSGNFCGYLAKADQHSYYTLYFVAHFDRPFVTIGAWQNDAVKPGAQTAQGGTGYDAKGFPQAGKGSGAWLGLDPSKGPVLVRVGISYVSLDNARANLDAEIPSGTTLAQVRDNAHDAWNKALSQIEIKGGTPDQHSVFYTALYHSLLHPNVFSDVNGEYWGFDQKAHRVEAGQDAQYANFSGWDVYRSELQLVTWLMPKRGSDIAQSLYNQAKQNQGEWDRWTHNSGGTHVMSGDPAVPALADIYAFGGRGFDLRGAYASMLKSATVPTAHDLSDDGCNVECVGERPSLDQWLTLHYIATTSHSWGGAAETLEDATADFALSQLATDVGDSDNTKRFLERSGYWRDVFNPKATPQEGYIQNRNADGSWPKFSPDSDDGFVEGSAAVYVWMVPFDVHGLFAQMGGNKQAVARLDRFFHNKDGSWAVTNAGPLHAELNNEPSVETPWLYDFAGQPYKTQDTVRTVLDRYWKNTPDGIPGNDDLGEMSSWYVWSALGLYPEIPGRAELVISSPLFPHAVIHRTGGDVTIDAPGASSENRYVHALSLDGATRGQPWLPADFSAHGGQLIFTLQSSADPAWGSTAKNTPPSFSPLGS